The following coding sequences are from one Streptomyces dengpaensis window:
- the casA gene encoding type I-E CRISPR-associated protein Cse1/CasA: MPVADLYDLWDRPAVPVRWAEHAPPDDRPETVGFRDLLTRAHEIAGIAVPLPPALSALYRVLYALTARVTGLDAPDGWHERRYEVLDQGQFTPECVDVYADRYRDRLRLYDPQRPFLQDPRLAEQCDKPAGVNKLVTTRPSGSNHSWFQHAVDSRPDHLSSADALQHLLVWRYYGPSGRCSARTVGGKKEANSTAGPLRSALSYHPVGRTLFETLLAGVVEPDPYARPEVDLCPWERDDLPDPRTLNNVVTGQLSGLTARSQHALLLVPDDTGLEVRDAYITWAFRDRLPRDDDFLIWQISQAGNPYARYADSGRALWRDLDALLLKESPGKEVRRPRVFDSAVDLGLEDLRVQALGIEQEGQAKDTQLVSASTPPVLSLAEERDPEAARMIAGLRISGEAAGSRLNRATKQAWAVFSNARKAEDCAWSRDAAARYWPAAEAEFWQRLGERRFDGAARSFRQIAEGVYHQVTQTAAGTLRGAKARESARIELYGGRPKKPAAQAARTPAAAGGTETETP, from the coding sequence ATGCCTGTCGCTGACCTCTACGACCTTTGGGACCGGCCGGCGGTGCCGGTCCGCTGGGCGGAGCACGCGCCGCCCGACGACCGACCCGAAACGGTCGGGTTCCGGGACCTATTGACGCGCGCTCACGAGATCGCCGGCATCGCGGTGCCGTTGCCGCCCGCGTTGTCGGCCCTGTACCGGGTGCTGTACGCGCTGACGGCCCGCGTCACCGGCCTGGACGCGCCGGACGGGTGGCACGAGCGCCGCTACGAGGTGCTGGACCAGGGCCAGTTCACGCCGGAATGCGTCGACGTCTACGCCGACCGCTACCGTGACCGGCTCCGTCTCTACGACCCGCAGCGCCCGTTCCTGCAGGACCCGCGGCTGGCAGAGCAGTGCGACAAGCCGGCCGGAGTGAACAAGCTGGTCACGACCCGGCCGTCGGGTTCCAACCACTCCTGGTTCCAGCACGCCGTCGACTCCCGGCCCGACCACCTCAGCTCCGCGGACGCACTGCAGCACCTGCTGGTGTGGCGGTACTACGGTCCGTCCGGCCGGTGCTCGGCCCGGACCGTCGGCGGGAAGAAAGAGGCGAATTCGACTGCCGGGCCGCTGCGCAGCGCCCTGTCCTACCACCCGGTGGGCCGGACCCTGTTCGAGACGCTGCTGGCGGGAGTGGTCGAACCCGACCCGTACGCCCGCCCCGAGGTGGATCTGTGCCCGTGGGAGCGCGATGACCTGCCCGACCCGCGCACCCTCAACAATGTCGTCACCGGACAGCTGTCCGGTCTGACCGCCCGCTCCCAGCATGCGCTGCTCCTGGTTCCCGACGACACCGGCCTTGAGGTGAGGGACGCCTACATCACGTGGGCGTTCCGGGACAGGCTGCCGCGGGACGACGACTTCCTGATCTGGCAGATCAGCCAGGCCGGCAACCCCTACGCCCGGTACGCGGATTCCGGGCGGGCGCTGTGGCGTGACCTGGACGCGCTACTGCTGAAGGAGTCCCCGGGCAAAGAGGTCCGGCGGCCTCGCGTGTTCGACAGCGCCGTGGACCTGGGCCTGGAGGACCTGCGGGTGCAGGCACTGGGGATCGAGCAGGAGGGCCAGGCCAAGGACACCCAGCTGGTGTCGGCGTCGACGCCCCCGGTCCTGTCGCTGGCCGAGGAACGCGACCCTGAGGCCGCCCGCATGATCGCCGGCTTGCGGATCAGCGGGGAGGCGGCCGGGTCACGGCTGAACCGGGCCACCAAGCAGGCCTGGGCAGTCTTCAGCAACGCACGCAAGGCCGAGGACTGCGCATGGTCGCGGGACGCGGCAGCACGGTACTGGCCGGCTGCGGAGGCGGAGTTCTGGCAGCGGCTCGGCGAGCGGCGTTTCGACGGCGCCGCACGGTCCTTCCGGCAGATCGCCGAAGGCGTCTACCACCAGGTCACACAGACCGCGGCCGGCACCCTGCGCGGCGCGAAAGCACGCGAGAGCGCCCGCATCGAACTGTACGGAGGACGCCCCAAGAAGCCTGCCGCGCAGGCTGCCCGCACCCCTGCCGCAGCAGGCGGCACCGAGACGGAGACCCCATGA
- the casB gene encoding type I-E CRISPR-associated protein Cse2/CasB, which yields MTDTHTSAAPAPTADAGSPSPWLTQARGFVARIEAVCAADPGARAALRSGLGKPLDEVPRMHRIVAPLLPLSVRDDDTQRAFYTLASLIAAQKSEVLRADRAAPVAAATNTSGDDLPAPVPSPYGPSLGLTFAAAVSADGRNGLRENTAETRLNLLTRQSTPGLHRHLPAAVRQLCDKKTPPDWAQLLVHLRAWPRDRKKIGRRWLQDFYRARHKAALDAAREAADTLPDHPTDDQP from the coding sequence ATGACAGACACCCACACCAGCGCGGCACCGGCACCAACCGCCGACGCCGGCTCACCATCACCCTGGCTGACACAGGCCAGGGGCTTCGTCGCCCGCATCGAAGCGGTCTGCGCCGCCGACCCGGGCGCGCGCGCCGCGCTGCGCAGCGGCCTGGGCAAGCCGCTGGACGAGGTGCCGCGGATGCACCGCATCGTCGCCCCCCTGCTCCCGCTGTCGGTGCGGGACGACGACACGCAGCGCGCCTTCTACACCTTGGCGTCGCTGATCGCCGCGCAGAAGTCCGAGGTGCTGCGGGCCGACCGCGCCGCCCCGGTCGCTGCTGCCACAAACACCAGTGGCGATGACCTGCCCGCACCGGTTCCCTCCCCCTACGGCCCCTCCCTGGGGCTGACGTTCGCCGCGGCGGTCTCGGCGGACGGCCGCAACGGACTGCGGGAGAACACCGCCGAAACCAGGCTGAACCTGCTCACCCGGCAGAGCACGCCGGGACTGCACCGCCACCTGCCCGCAGCAGTGCGGCAGCTGTGCGACAAGAAGACGCCACCGGACTGGGCCCAACTCCTGGTCCACCTGCGGGCCTGGCCGCGCGACCGCAAGAAGATCGGCCGCCGCTGGCTCCAGGACTTCTACCGCGCCCGCCACAAGGCAGCCCTCGACGCCGCCCGCGAAGCGGCCGACACGCTGCCCGACCATCCCACCGACGACCAGCCGTAA
- the cas7e gene encoding type I-E CRISPR-associated protein Cas7/Cse4/CasC — translation MTQQPAAGIPGRFICIHVLQSVPYSNLNRDDTNSVKTVQYGDRERTRVSSQCWKRAVRRYFQNTIGQQALRTRRIGEAVEKTLREQREWPADLARRAGQHIAAGSSIKADPPSNDDPAWSTNAMVYVPATAVGELADIAAAHREQLEAAKDMKKGGKSVLPTDDIDQILRSRNGVINLFGRMLAEIDDASVDGAVQVAHALTTHGTDVEIDYFAAVDDITDTWSDTTGSAHMGSTEYSAGVFYRYATIDLNDLLRNIGGDLAAARELAAAFIEAFVLSLPEAKKTATAPHTIPDLVHLTVRSDRPVSYAAAFEQPVTADRTGGFAAPSRVALDTYATAAGRLLGGRGLLNAGWASLETKDLGGLGNRADSYPDLIDTAVTAALGEGDQA, via the coding sequence ATGACCCAGCAGCCCGCCGCCGGCATCCCCGGACGCTTCATCTGCATCCACGTCCTGCAGTCCGTCCCCTACTCCAACCTCAACCGCGACGACACCAACTCCGTCAAGACCGTCCAGTACGGCGACCGCGAACGCACCCGCGTCAGCAGCCAGTGCTGGAAGCGCGCCGTACGCCGCTACTTCCAGAACACCATCGGACAGCAGGCGCTGCGCACCCGCCGCATCGGCGAAGCCGTCGAGAAGACGCTACGCGAACAGCGGGAATGGCCGGCCGACCTCGCCCGCCGCGCCGGCCAGCACATCGCAGCCGGCTCCAGCATCAAGGCCGACCCGCCGTCCAACGACGACCCGGCCTGGAGCACCAACGCCATGGTCTACGTCCCCGCCACCGCCGTCGGTGAACTCGCCGACATCGCCGCAGCCCACCGCGAACAGCTCGAAGCGGCCAAGGACATGAAGAAGGGCGGCAAGAGCGTCCTGCCGACCGACGACATCGACCAGATCCTCCGCTCCCGCAACGGCGTCATCAACCTCTTCGGCCGCATGCTCGCCGAAATCGACGACGCCAGCGTCGACGGCGCCGTCCAGGTCGCCCACGCTCTGACCACCCACGGCACCGACGTCGAAATCGACTACTTCGCCGCCGTCGACGACATCACCGACACCTGGAGCGACACCACCGGCAGCGCCCACATGGGCAGCACCGAATACAGCGCCGGCGTCTTCTACCGCTACGCCACCATCGACCTGAACGACCTGCTGCGCAACATCGGCGGCGACCTGGCGGCAGCCAGGGAACTGGCCGCCGCGTTCATCGAGGCGTTCGTGCTGTCACTGCCCGAGGCCAAGAAGACCGCGACCGCCCCCCACACCATCCCCGATCTCGTCCACCTCACCGTGCGCAGCGACCGGCCCGTCTCCTACGCCGCCGCGTTCGAGCAGCCCGTGACCGCCGACCGCACCGGCGGGTTCGCCGCCCCCTCCCGCGTAGCCCTGGACACCTACGCGACCGCCGCAGGCCGCCTGCTGGGCGGCCGCGGACTGCTCAACGCAGGCTGGGCCAGCCTGGAGACCAAGGACCTGGGCGGCCTCGGCAACCGTGCCGACTCCTACCCCGACCTGATCGACACCGCCGTCACCGCCGCACTCGGGGAGGGCGACCAGGCGTGA
- the cas5e gene encoding type I-E CRISPR-associated protein Cas5/CasD produces the protein MTPAHDPRHAPAGILLHLAGPLQSWGTHSAFNERDTARFPTRSGIIGLLAACLGRRRGQPVDDLARLSLTTRTDRPGVLLRDLHTVGGGLLAKGTVTTAEGKKRPPAQGTLLSHRTYLADAAFTAALTGNDTALLHECAEAVQQPVWPPYLGRRSCPPEGPLLIGLLQDPLHHLVRLPLARTGAPLRQPAPDGTPPAEQSRGESVDFHSDAPLHHLPIPPSGGDPDHLDGSTPIGEVTDDPLDLSPRRRTYRARPVYRRTVHLPDTPRGGLGADYLTALHTYLNSTASELQGGAA, from the coding sequence GTGACTCCTGCCCACGACCCAAGACACGCGCCCGCCGGGATCCTGCTGCACCTGGCCGGGCCGCTGCAGTCCTGGGGCACCCACAGCGCGTTCAACGAACGCGACACCGCCCGCTTCCCCACCCGCTCCGGCATCATCGGCCTGCTCGCAGCATGCCTGGGCCGCCGACGCGGCCAGCCCGTCGACGACCTGGCCCGCCTGTCGTTGACCACCCGCACCGACCGGCCCGGCGTGCTCCTACGAGACCTGCACACCGTCGGCGGCGGCCTGCTCGCCAAAGGCACCGTCACCACCGCCGAAGGCAAGAAACGCCCCCCAGCCCAGGGCACGTTGCTGTCCCACCGCACCTACCTCGCCGACGCCGCCTTCACCGCCGCCCTCACCGGCAACGACACCGCCCTGCTCCATGAATGCGCAGAGGCCGTTCAACAGCCGGTCTGGCCGCCCTACCTCGGCCGCAGATCCTGCCCACCCGAAGGACCTCTGCTGATCGGCCTCCTCCAGGACCCGCTCCACCACCTCGTCCGCCTCCCGTTGGCCCGCACCGGTGCACCCCTGCGCCAGCCGGCCCCCGACGGCACCCCGCCCGCCGAGCAGTCCCGAGGCGAGAGCGTGGACTTCCACAGCGATGCCCCACTGCACCACCTCCCGATCCCACCGTCCGGCGGCGACCCGGACCACCTCGACGGCAGCACACCCATCGGCGAGGTCACCGACGACCCGCTGGACCTGTCCCCGCGCCGCCGCACCTACCGGGCCCGCCCGGTCTACCGCCGCACCGTCCACCTGCCCGACACCCCCCGCG